The Paenibacillus sp. FSL R7-0204 genome includes a region encoding these proteins:
- a CDS encoding metallophosphoesterase encodes MRVPLHKRTTHMVKLTLMTLLSSLLILSGCEDSATTALNAVPATAGAVTPATEPGEPVSFWVATDTHYLDKALEDGGQAFQTYVTGGDGKMLPYSDELTEALVRDVEQNKPAFLILSGDLTNNGEAGSHKELAAKLHRMEAAGTRVYVTPGNHDINNPWARSFDGDKQVVAKHINVEDFLRIYDDFGYNEAVSRDADSLSYAVKAAPGLWLLMLDSAQYAHNEEYNFPQTDGRLLPSTLAWIDDNVKLAAQEHASVITVMHHNLLSHTSMAVSGFKLNNSQETMKAFRRNGLNLVLSGHIHMQDIRRDPPEASIDPALPVYDIATSAMAVNPHQYGRMTFDPASRAVTYHTAQVDVDGWAQANHKTDPHLLNFKAYAEQIFAENSYDKAMNRLKESSFTEAQKQSMAEVMSKLNVKYFAGNAADSLEEIRAMPGFKLWESMEGGFMSGYIRSMAEHAEVSNTSLEMVLTTQ; translated from the coding sequence ATGCGCGTCCCGCTTCATAAGCGTACAACTCATATGGTGAAGCTCACCTTAATGACGCTCCTCTCTTCCCTCCTAATCCTCAGCGGGTGTGAAGACTCCGCTACTACTGCCTTGAACGCTGTTCCAGCGACAGCCGGGGCTGTGACCCCTGCTACAGAACCCGGAGAACCTGTCTCCTTCTGGGTCGCCACCGATACGCATTATCTGGACAAAGCCCTGGAGGACGGCGGTCAGGCCTTCCAGACCTATGTCACAGGCGGCGATGGCAAAATGCTTCCTTACAGTGATGAGCTGACCGAAGCTCTGGTCCGGGATGTGGAACAGAACAAGCCCGCCTTCCTCATTCTGAGCGGCGACCTCACCAATAACGGGGAAGCGGGCAGTCATAAGGAGCTGGCTGCGAAGCTCCACCGGATGGAGGCTGCGGGAACCCGCGTCTACGTGACTCCGGGTAACCATGATATCAACAACCCCTGGGCCAGATCGTTCGACGGTGACAAGCAGGTCGTTGCCAAGCATATTAATGTAGAGGATTTCCTGCGCATCTATGACGATTTCGGATATAACGAGGCGGTCTCGCGGGATGCGGACAGCTTAAGCTATGCGGTGAAGGCCGCACCCGGCCTTTGGCTGCTGATGCTTGACAGTGCGCAGTATGCACATAACGAAGAATATAATTTTCCGCAGACCGACGGCCGCCTTCTGCCCTCCACCCTTGCCTGGATTGACGATAATGTGAAGCTGGCCGCTCAGGAGCATGCGTCTGTGATTACCGTGATGCATCATAATCTGCTGAGCCACACCTCCATGGCCGTATCGGGGTTCAAGCTTAATAACAGCCAGGAGACGATGAAGGCTTTTCGCCGGAACGGTCTAAATCTGGTGTTATCCGGGCATATTCATATGCAGGATATCCGCCGCGATCCTCCAGAAGCCTCGATAGATCCGGCCTTGCCTGTCTATGATATTGCTACTAGCGCCATGGCGGTGAATCCGCACCAGTATGGCAGAATGACCTTCGATCCCGCCTCACGGGCCGTGACCTATCACACCGCTCAAGTTGATGTTGACGGCTGGGCTCAGGCCAACCACAAGACCGATCCGCACCTGCTGAATTTCAAAGCGTATGCGGAGCAGATCTTCGCAGAGAACTCATATGACAAAGCGATGAACCGGCTTAAGGAGAGCAGCTTCACAGAAGCGCAGAAGCAGTCGATGGCTGAGGTGATGTCGAAGCTGAACGTGAAGTATTTTGCCGGGAACGCTGCTGATTCGCTGGAGGAGATCCGGGCGATGCCGGGATTCAAGCTGTGGGAGAGTATGGAGGGCGGCTTCATGTCCGGATATATCCGCAGTATGGCGGAGCACGCAGAAGTGAGCAATACCTCGCTGGAGATGGTTCTGACTACACAATAG
- a CDS encoding phosphotransferase translates to MEKVFGTRYSVVKVSKMQGGAQKVVYKLDCSNGFSCILYVWDLSMNYFQEEIVNHNLHAESYGSDLFESNNRFLMEHAIRTPILYDLNRDRDRYDFDYALVEYVAGQDAGGYYKHPDRKVQDKVFQQVGEMIGAMHRIQSRTYGKPDQTAPNNIQCHLHQLYNGIEQLTYPAEHVEAIRKNQGKLLDKLYNLESKIVPRNSYGFIHGELGPNHVIVTDQLEPCLIDIEGAEFYDIEHEHSFLEMRFGEHYRYLNDIQLDENRKLFYKFHHHLSLISGGLKLVHRGFPDQQLAQGIADHHTDCALQFIEA, encoded by the coding sequence GTGGAGAAGGTCTTCGGTACGCGTTATAGCGTCGTTAAGGTCAGCAAGATGCAGGGCGGTGCCCAGAAGGTGGTCTATAAGCTCGACTGCAGCAATGGGTTCTCCTGTATTCTGTACGTGTGGGACCTTAGCATGAATTATTTTCAAGAAGAAATCGTTAATCATAACCTACATGCTGAGTCCTACGGAAGTGATTTATTTGAGAGCAATAACAGGTTCCTGATGGAGCATGCGATCCGCACACCAATACTCTATGATCTGAACAGGGACAGAGACCGGTACGATTTCGATTATGCGCTGGTTGAATATGTAGCCGGACAAGATGCCGGGGGGTATTACAAGCATCCCGACCGCAAGGTTCAGGATAAGGTCTTCCAGCAGGTGGGAGAGATGATCGGCGCCATGCATAGGATTCAGAGCAGAACCTACGGTAAACCGGATCAGACTGCCCCTAACAACATACAATGTCATTTGCATCAATTATACAATGGGATCGAACAGCTAACTTACCCCGCAGAGCATGTGGAAGCAATCCGCAAGAATCAAGGGAAGCTGCTCGACAAGCTATACAATCTGGAGTCCAAAATAGTACCCCGAAACAGCTACGGATTCATTCACGGGGAGCTTGGACCCAATCATGTGATCGTAACGGATCAGCTTGAGCCTTGCCTGATTGATATTGAAGGAGCCGAATTTTATGATATTGAACACGAGCACAGCTTCCTCGAAATGCGTTTTGGGGAGCACTACCGCTATCTGAACGATATTCAGCTCGATGAGAACCGGAAGCTATTCTATAAGTTCCATCATCATCTCTCTTTAATCTCAGGCGGGTTGAAGTTAGTTCACAGAGGCTTCCCTGACCAGCAGCTCGCACAAGGAATTGCCGATCATCATACGGATTGTGCGCTCCAGTTCATAGAAGCATAA
- a CDS encoding DNA polymerase III subunit beta — MEVDRSERHIIIPGRNLIEAVKIMDGEDRTTEVEVTNRHVRFTANHIMVQSALIEGEYPSLHHVIPHTFISEITNGTVPLMKAVERTTVLASESIIRLETAADRLLLLSQTAEIGDIEDEVSILEKNGEDFTISLNGKYVADILHGTSSEFIRLRFTGKMSPIVIQPLNDLSSTFFLITPVRTAK, encoded by the coding sequence TTGGAAGTCGACAGATCCGAGAGGCATATTATTATTCCTGGCAGAAATTTAATTGAAGCGGTTAAAATCATGGACGGCGAGGACAGAACGACAGAAGTTGAAGTAACCAACCGTCATGTTAGATTCACTGCTAACCACATTATGGTTCAATCTGCTTTAATTGAGGGGGAGTACCCGTCCCTGCACCATGTGATTCCGCACACTTTTATATCAGAGATTACAAATGGAACAGTTCCTCTGATGAAAGCGGTAGAACGGACGACGGTATTGGCGAGTGAAAGTATTATAAGGTTAGAGACCGCTGCCGACAGACTACTTTTGTTATCCCAAACCGCAGAAATCGGAGATATTGAGGACGAGGTATCTATACTCGAGAAGAACGGGGAGGATTTCACGATCTCGCTAAATGGAAAGTATGTTGCAGACATTCTACATGGTACGAGTAGTGAGTTCATACGCTTGCGATTCACCGGCAAAATGAGCCCGATAGTCATACAACCGTTGAATGATCTTTCTTCAACTTTTTTTCTAATTACTCCAGTGCGAACCGCAAAGTAA
- a CDS encoding ribbon-helix-helix protein, CopG family, translated as MSARGGPREGAGRKNIGVTKKVSVTLTSELWEKVEQHCAEHKLSRSELIRSLIESSDL; from the coding sequence ATGTCTGCACGAGGAGGTCCCCGGGAGGGAGCAGGCCGCAAGAACATAGGTGTAACGAAAAAAGTCTCGGTAACCTTAACTAGTGAGCTTTGGGAGAAGGTCGAACAGCATTGTGCGGAGCATAAATTGTCCCGGTCTGAGCTTATCCGATCTCTGATTGAGTCTAGTGATTTGTAA
- a CDS encoding chromate transporter, whose amino-acid sequence MQAEKQAVPGEHREGKAGGLLEILLVSARLGLTSFGGPAAHLGYFHNEYIRRRKWIDERSYADLVALCQFLPGPASSQVGIGIGMVRAGWLGGLAAWLGFTLPSVLVLVAFAFLLQGYDIAGAGWIHGLKIVAVAIVAQAILGMGQKLTPDRERVTIAAIAAAVTLSWQTGYSQILTIAAAGIAGLWLYRHSSAENLTNLTVPIHRLSGTVCLALFGLLLIVLPFLRGTAEAGGVAIFDSFYRSGALVFGGGHVVLPLLEQEVVPTGWVSQADFLAGYGATQAVPGPLFTFAAYLGAMTAGVPGAIVATLAIFLPAFLLVAGALPFWNSLRRSPRIQGALTGINAAVVGILLAAWYDPLWTTAILAPLDFALAIILFVMLVFWKLPPWLVVVAGAAGGMVIGW is encoded by the coding sequence ATGCAAGCAGAGAAGCAGGCGGTGCCGGGAGAACATCGGGAGGGGAAGGCTGGGGGGTTACTTGAGATCCTGCTTGTATCGGCCAGACTGGGTCTTACCTCCTTCGGCGGACCGGCCGCCCATCTGGGTTATTTCCACAATGAATATATCCGCCGCCGGAAATGGATCGATGAACGAAGCTATGCGGATCTGGTTGCGCTCTGCCAGTTCCTTCCCGGTCCGGCGAGCAGTCAGGTGGGGATTGGTATCGGAATGGTACGGGCAGGCTGGCTGGGCGGGTTGGCCGCTTGGCTGGGCTTCACTTTGCCCTCTGTCCTGGTGCTGGTCGCATTTGCCTTCCTGCTGCAGGGCTATGATATTGCCGGTGCTGGCTGGATTCACGGACTGAAGATCGTAGCTGTAGCGATTGTTGCCCAGGCCATCCTTGGCATGGGGCAGAAGCTGACCCCGGACCGGGAAAGAGTCACCATCGCGGCTATAGCGGCAGCTGTTACATTATCATGGCAGACCGGCTACAGTCAGATTCTAACGATTGCTGCAGCGGGCATAGCCGGGTTATGGCTGTATCGCCACAGTTCTGCGGAGAACCTGACGAATCTTACGGTCCCTATTCACCGGTTGTCTGGTACCGTTTGTTTAGCATTGTTCGGCTTACTCCTGATCGTACTCCCGTTTCTTAGAGGGACGGCTGAGGCGGGAGGAGTCGCGATATTTGACAGCTTTTATCGTTCCGGTGCTTTGGTGTTCGGCGGCGGACATGTTGTGCTTCCGCTGCTGGAACAAGAAGTCGTTCCTACCGGCTGGGTGAGCCAAGCCGACTTCCTGGCGGGATACGGGGCCACGCAGGCTGTACCGGGTCCGTTGTTCACTTTTGCAGCCTATCTTGGAGCAATGACCGCCGGTGTGCCCGGGGCCATCGTGGCCACGCTCGCTATTTTCCTGCCAGCCTTTCTGCTGGTTGCAGGCGCATTGCCTTTTTGGAACAGCTTAAGAAGGAGTCCCCGGATTCAAGGAGCCTTAACCGGAATCAATGCCGCTGTGGTCGGCATCCTGCTTGCCGCCTGGTACGATCCCCTGTGGACGACAGCCATCCTCGCACCGCTGGACTTTGCCTTGGCTATCATTCTGTTCGTAATGCTGGTCTTCTGGAAGCTGCCGCCTTGGTTGGTTGTGGTGGCCGGTGCGGCGGGTGGAATGGTGATCGGGTGGTGA